In the genome of Paenibacillus sp. FSL R5-0766, one region contains:
- a CDS encoding XRE family transcriptional regulator has translation MDEIDESKQIVLQIGGALKKYRKEKNMTLDDLSELTGVSKLTLGNIERGETNPTLAIIWKISKGISLPLLALFTSEKPVSLYRAGEGLRFSNDEKNWVIEPVFKSNDIEMCRAYLQPNSSYYPEGHHVNTTEIATVMTGSIELQVNGEMYTLNQYDTISFRADDPHAYTNHTNNETVLHISLKYGF, from the coding sequence ATGGATGAAATCGATGAGTCAAAACAAATTGTATTACAAATCGGCGGTGCATTAAAAAAGTATAGAAAAGAAAAAAACATGACCTTAGACGACTTATCAGAATTAACGGGTGTAAGCAAACTTACTCTGGGGAATATCGAACGTGGTGAGACAAATCCAACTTTGGCCATCATATGGAAAATTTCAAAAGGAATATCTTTACCGCTATTGGCTTTGTTCACATCAGAGAAACCCGTTAGTTTGTATCGAGCAGGGGAGGGACTGCGGTTTTCTAATGATGAAAAAAATTGGGTCATTGAACCCGTCTTTAAAAGCAACGATATTGAAATGTGTCGGGCATACTTACAGCCTAATAGCTCGTATTACCCTGAAGGTCATCATGTGAATACAACTGAAATTGCGACAGTAATGACGGGTTCCATCGAGTTACAAGTTAATGGAGAGATGTACACATTGAATCAATATGATACGATCAGTTTTCGTGCAGATGATCCCCATGCTTATAC
- a CDS encoding NAD(P)-dependent oxidoreductase codes for MALILSYYKNIPFLDTFMKNKMDENQLDYTGSELKGKTIGIIGLGAIGKKVAAFCRVFDMNVLAYARNATVQSDDFVKKTDFDTLVSTSDIVSVHVPLNEQTKQLINKATFKKMKNTALFINTARGGIVNERDLIDALKNGDISGACLDVFESEPLPIDSELRNLGNVILTPHTAGMPDGRKFHKTRYDFFIKNIKRVENGEEPENKLNQL; via the coding sequence ATGGCACTGATATTGTCTTATTATAAAAACATACCGTTTCTTGATACTTTCATGAAAAATAAGATGGATGAAAATCAATTGGACTATACAGGGAGTGAGTTAAAGGGAAAAACGATTGGGATTATCGGTTTGGGTGCAATTGGAAAAAAAGTAGCTGCGTTTTGCAGGGTTTTTGATATGAATGTGCTGGCGTATGCAAGAAATGCCACTGTACAATCGGACGATTTTGTGAAAAAGACGGATTTTGATACTCTTGTAAGTACATCGGACATAGTTAGTGTACATGTACCCTTGAATGAACAAACTAAACAGCTAATTAACAAAGCGACATTCAAAAAAATGAAAAATACCGCTCTTTTTATCAATACAGCCCGCGGCGGCATTGTCAACGAAAGAGATTTGATTGATGCATTAAAAAACGGGGATATTTCAGGCGCATGCCTGGATGTGTTTGAATCTGAACCGCTTCCTATTGATAGTGAACTCCGGAATCTGGGTAATGTGATACTTACTCCCCATACAGCGGGAATGCCTGATGGTCGGAAATTTCATAAAACAAGATATGATTTCTTTATAAAGAATATAAAACGTGTAGAAAATGGTGAGGAGCCTGAAAACAAGCTCAATCAGTTATGA